The Sesamum indicum cultivar Zhongzhi No. 13 linkage group LG1, S_indicum_v1.0, whole genome shotgun sequence genome includes a window with the following:
- the LOC105168208 gene encoding hydroxyproline O-galactosyltransferase HPGT3 isoform X2 yields MDSSSSLPVTTASSSKSDRRSKSKNLHNTSKSSVIMAFLSCLAWLYIAGRLWQDAENRMLLANLLKKNSGQRPKVLTVEDKLMVLGCKDLERRIVEAEMELTLAKSQGYLRKQPQESGTSSGKKLLAVIGVYTGFGGRLRRNIIRGSWMSKADVLAKLEERGIVVRFVIGRSANRGDSLDRYIDEENHAMKDFLILHEEDQEELPKKAKFFFSTAVQMWDADFYVKVDDNIDLQLDGLIELLQSRQGQDSAYIGCMKSGEVVTEEGRPWYEPEWWKFGDQKSYFRHAAGSIFVLSRNLARYININSASLKAYAHDDTSVGSWMMGLQATYIDDSRLCCTYSGQDKVCSLA; encoded by the exons atggaTAGCAGCAGCAGCCTCCCTGTGACTACGGCTTCGTCTTCCAAATCCGACAGGCGATCCAAATCCAAGAATCTTCACAACACCTCCAAATCTTCTGTTATAATGGCGTTTCTTTCTTGCCTTGCCTGGCTTTACATTGCCGGCAG GTTGTGGCAAGATGCAGAGAACCGAATGTTACTGGCTAAtttgttgaagaaaaattCTGGTCAG CGACCTAAAGTGCTTACAGTGGAAGACAAACTAATGGTCCTTGGATGCAA ggatcTTGAGAGGAGAATTGTTGAAGCTGAGATGGAACTGACATTGGCAAAGAGTCAAGGTTATCTTAGAAAGCAGCCGCAGGAAAGTGGGACTTCTTCTGGTAAAAAATTGCTGGCTGTTATTGGGGTTTATACTGGTTTTGGGGGTCGGTTGCGACGCAATATCATCAGAGGATCTTGGATGTCAAAAG CTGATGTTTTAGCAAAACTTGAAGAAAGAGGGATTGTTGTACGATTTGTGATTGGACGGAG TGCCAACCGCGGTGACAGCTTGGACCGCTATATTGATGAGGAAAATCATGCAATGAAggatttcttgattctt CATGAGGAGGATCAAGAGGAATTGCCCAAGAAAGCAAAATTCTTCTTTAGCACTGCAGTCCAGATGTGGGATGCAGATTTTTATGTTAAAGTCGACGACAACATTGATCTGCAATTGG ATGGATTGATCGAACTTCTCCAAAGCCGACAAGGTCAAGATAGTGCTTATATTGGTTGCATGAAGTCTGGAGAAGTAGTAACTGAAGA GGGAAGACCATGGTATGAGCCAGAATGGTGGAAATTTGGTGATCAGAAATC GTACTTCCGGCATGCAGCTGGTTCTATCTTTGTTCTTTCAAGAAATTTGGCTCGGTATATAAATATCAACAG TGCATCTTTGAAGGCTTATGCTCATGATGATACCTCTGTTGGATCATGGATGATGGGTCTTCAAGCAACCTACATAGACGATAGTCGTTTGTGCTGTACTTACTCAGGACAAG ACAAGGTTTGTTCATTGGCCTGA
- the LOC105168208 gene encoding hydroxyproline O-galactosyltransferase HPGT3 isoform X1, producing the protein MDSSSSLPVTTASSSKSDRRSKSKNLHNTSKSSVIMAFLSCLAWLYIAGRLWQDAENRMLLANLLKKNSGQRPKVLTVEDKLMVLGCKDLERRIVEAEMELTLAKSQGYLRKQPQESGTSSGKKLLAVIGVYTGFGGRLRRNIIRGSWMSKADVLAKLEERGIVVRFVIGRSANRGDSLDRYIDEENHAMKDFLILDQHEEDQEELPKKAKFFFSTAVQMWDADFYVKVDDNIDLQLDGLIELLQSRQGQDSAYIGCMKSGEVVTEEGRPWYEPEWWKFGDQKSYFRHAAGSIFVLSRNLARYININSASLKAYAHDDTSVGSWMMGLQATYIDDSRLCCTYSGQDKVCSLA; encoded by the exons atggaTAGCAGCAGCAGCCTCCCTGTGACTACGGCTTCGTCTTCCAAATCCGACAGGCGATCCAAATCCAAGAATCTTCACAACACCTCCAAATCTTCTGTTATAATGGCGTTTCTTTCTTGCCTTGCCTGGCTTTACATTGCCGGCAG GTTGTGGCAAGATGCAGAGAACCGAATGTTACTGGCTAAtttgttgaagaaaaattCTGGTCAG CGACCTAAAGTGCTTACAGTGGAAGACAAACTAATGGTCCTTGGATGCAA ggatcTTGAGAGGAGAATTGTTGAAGCTGAGATGGAACTGACATTGGCAAAGAGTCAAGGTTATCTTAGAAAGCAGCCGCAGGAAAGTGGGACTTCTTCTGGTAAAAAATTGCTGGCTGTTATTGGGGTTTATACTGGTTTTGGGGGTCGGTTGCGACGCAATATCATCAGAGGATCTTGGATGTCAAAAG CTGATGTTTTAGCAAAACTTGAAGAAAGAGGGATTGTTGTACGATTTGTGATTGGACGGAG TGCCAACCGCGGTGACAGCTTGGACCGCTATATTGATGAGGAAAATCATGCAATGAAggatttcttgattctt gatCAGCATGAGGAGGATCAAGAGGAATTGCCCAAGAAAGCAAAATTCTTCTTTAGCACTGCAGTCCAGATGTGGGATGCAGATTTTTATGTTAAAGTCGACGACAACATTGATCTGCAATTGG ATGGATTGATCGAACTTCTCCAAAGCCGACAAGGTCAAGATAGTGCTTATATTGGTTGCATGAAGTCTGGAGAAGTAGTAACTGAAGA GGGAAGACCATGGTATGAGCCAGAATGGTGGAAATTTGGTGATCAGAAATC GTACTTCCGGCATGCAGCTGGTTCTATCTTTGTTCTTTCAAGAAATTTGGCTCGGTATATAAATATCAACAG TGCATCTTTGAAGGCTTATGCTCATGATGATACCTCTGTTGGATCATGGATGATGGGTCTTCAAGCAACCTACATAGACGATAGTCGTTTGTGCTGTACTTACTCAGGACAAG ACAAGGTTTGTTCATTGGCCTGA
- the LOC105168208 gene encoding hydroxyproline O-galactosyltransferase HPGT3 isoform X3 has translation MVLGCKDLERRIVEAEMELTLAKSQGYLRKQPQESGTSSGKKLLAVIGVYTGFGGRLRRNIIRGSWMSKADVLAKLEERGIVVRFVIGRSANRGDSLDRYIDEENHAMKDFLILDQHEEDQEELPKKAKFFFSTAVQMWDADFYVKVDDNIDLQLDGLIELLQSRQGQDSAYIGCMKSGEVVTEEGRPWYEPEWWKFGDQKSYFRHAAGSIFVLSRNLARYININSASLKAYAHDDTSVGSWMMGLQATYIDDSRLCCTYSGQDKVCSLA, from the exons ATGGTCCTTGGATGCAA ggatcTTGAGAGGAGAATTGTTGAAGCTGAGATGGAACTGACATTGGCAAAGAGTCAAGGTTATCTTAGAAAGCAGCCGCAGGAAAGTGGGACTTCTTCTGGTAAAAAATTGCTGGCTGTTATTGGGGTTTATACTGGTTTTGGGGGTCGGTTGCGACGCAATATCATCAGAGGATCTTGGATGTCAAAAG CTGATGTTTTAGCAAAACTTGAAGAAAGAGGGATTGTTGTACGATTTGTGATTGGACGGAG TGCCAACCGCGGTGACAGCTTGGACCGCTATATTGATGAGGAAAATCATGCAATGAAggatttcttgattctt gatCAGCATGAGGAGGATCAAGAGGAATTGCCCAAGAAAGCAAAATTCTTCTTTAGCACTGCAGTCCAGATGTGGGATGCAGATTTTTATGTTAAAGTCGACGACAACATTGATCTGCAATTGG ATGGATTGATCGAACTTCTCCAAAGCCGACAAGGTCAAGATAGTGCTTATATTGGTTGCATGAAGTCTGGAGAAGTAGTAACTGAAGA GGGAAGACCATGGTATGAGCCAGAATGGTGGAAATTTGGTGATCAGAAATC GTACTTCCGGCATGCAGCTGGTTCTATCTTTGTTCTTTCAAGAAATTTGGCTCGGTATATAAATATCAACAG TGCATCTTTGAAGGCTTATGCTCATGATGATACCTCTGTTGGATCATGGATGATGGGTCTTCAAGCAACCTACATAGACGATAGTCGTTTGTGCTGTACTTACTCAGGACAAG ACAAGGTTTGTTCATTGGCCTGA